A genomic window from Microvirga sp. TS319 includes:
- the groES gene encoding co-chaperone GroES — protein MKFRPLHDRVVVRRIEAEEKTAGGIIIPDTAKEKPQEGEVVAVGPGARDENGKVAALDVKAGDRVLFGKWSGTEVRIDGQDLLIMKESDIMGIVG, from the coding sequence ATGAAGTTCCGTCCGCTGCACGACCGAGTCGTCGTCCGCCGCATCGAGGCCGAAGAGAAGACGGCTGGCGGCATCATCATCCCGGACACCGCCAAGGAAAAGCCGCAAGAGGGCGAAGTCGTCGCCGTCGGCCCCGGCGCCCGCGATGAGAACGGCAAGGTCGCCGCTCTCGACGTGAAGGCAGGCGATCGCGTTCTGTTCGGCAAGTGGTCCGGCACCGAAGTGCGGATCGATGGTCAGGATCTCCTGATCATGAAGGAATCCGACATCATGGGCATCGTCGGCTAA
- a CDS encoding DUF3806 domain-containing protein, translating into MAHLLSPASLIEAQRLLDCGALAAEAVEDREAIGVLIGDELVRMVGFAWVTIDDDYGSEPVVAHPHKMAVIAPLSAVTNRFEDGDVPFNIKDFIEEAIATVEGIEARNHKTIE; encoded by the coding sequence TTGGCACATCTGCTCTCCCCTGCTTCCCTGATAGAGGCGCAACGCCTTCTCGATTGTGGAGCCCTCGCAGCTGAGGCTGTTGAAGATCGAGAGGCAATCGGGGTTCTGATAGGCGACGAACTCGTCCGGATGGTCGGCTTCGCGTGGGTTACCATTGACGACGATTACGGGTCGGAGCCCGTAGTGGCTCATCCCCACAAGATGGCAGTCATCGCGCCACTTTCCGCTGTAACCAACCGGTTCGAGGACGGCGACGTCCCTTTCAACATCAAGGATTTCATTGAAGAAGCCATCGCGACTGTCGAAGGCATCGAGGCCCGAAATCACAAGACCATAGAATAG
- a CDS encoding DMT family transporter encodes MQYGPAVRAAAGIAVLSIMDAVIKGMSASYPTLQVTFLRFACGTIIATGVVAVMRPGWPSRETVQANLLRSVIAVITAACFFYALGKLPLAETLVLSFLAPMFIAFFGVLLLKERVDPRIIAAIAIGFGGTLVVVLGQTAEASAARSWLGVAAALASAITYALSLVLLRQRAQRDKFLHIVYFQNAGPAILALPFGLWAWQPLNLAHLAWFMLMGVLGVIGHVLMATAYAKAEAARLAPLEYTALIWAVLIGYGVFGEIPTWATLGGGLLIVAAALLTSRR; translated from the coding sequence ATGCAATACGGTCCGGCCGTTCGGGCTGCCGCGGGCATCGCGGTGCTTTCCATCATGGATGCGGTCATCAAAGGGATGTCCGCTTCCTATCCGACTCTCCAGGTCACCTTTCTGCGCTTCGCCTGCGGAACCATCATCGCCACGGGCGTGGTCGCGGTGATGCGCCCGGGCTGGCCGAGCCGGGAGACGGTGCAGGCGAACCTGTTGCGCTCCGTGATCGCCGTCATCACGGCCGCCTGTTTCTTCTATGCACTGGGCAAGCTGCCTCTGGCCGAGACCCTCGTCCTGTCGTTCCTGGCGCCCATGTTCATCGCGTTCTTCGGGGTGCTCCTTCTGAAGGAGCGGGTGGATCCGAGGATCATTGCGGCGATCGCGATCGGGTTCGGCGGCACGCTCGTGGTCGTCCTCGGGCAGACGGCTGAGGCCTCGGCGGCCCGATCCTGGCTGGGCGTCGCCGCCGCCCTGGCGTCGGCGATCACCTACGCCCTGAGCCTTGTTCTGCTGCGCCAGCGGGCCCAGCGCGACAAGTTCCTGCACATCGTCTATTTCCAGAATGCCGGTCCGGCCATTCTGGCGCTGCCCTTCGGCCTCTGGGCCTGGCAGCCTTTGAACCTGGCGCATCTGGCCTGGTTCATGCTGATGGGAGTGCTCGGGGTCATCGGCCATGTCCTCATGGCGACGGCCTATGCCAAGGCGGAGGCGGCCCGGCTCGCGCCGCTCGAATATACCGCCCTCATCTGGGCGGTTCTGATCGGCTACGGGGTCTTCGGCGAGATTCCCACCTGGGCGACCCTCGGGGGAGGGCTTCTCATCGTGGCCGCGGCCCTCCTCACCAGTCGCCGGTAG
- a CDS encoding L,D-transpeptidase — protein MRAWIPCSAMLLLAFMPSSGSAQSVYGGGTYYGNTYISPEYNYPYARTQDGYRESYPLVTRPATGGAYPYTTGSVRAGTQVATLPQTYSDPGYDNSIDYAISPEFQRQIVSYRGSETPGTIVVDTNDKFLYLVQPGGRAIRYGIGVGRPGFEWAGRKTVSMKREWPDWRPPADMLRRRPDLPRYMKGGIDNPLGARALYLGSSLYRIHGTNEPHTIGQAVSSGCIRMLNEDVVDLYSRVKVGTSVIVI, from the coding sequence ATGCGCGCTTGGATCCCTTGCTCCGCAATGCTTCTTCTCGCCTTCATGCCATCTTCCGGATCGGCCCAGTCGGTCTACGGAGGCGGGACTTACTACGGCAATACCTACATTTCACCGGAATACAACTATCCGTATGCCCGCACGCAGGACGGCTATCGCGAGAGTTACCCGCTCGTCACGCGTCCGGCGACGGGCGGTGCGTATCCCTACACCACGGGCTCCGTGCGCGCCGGCACTCAGGTCGCGACCCTGCCGCAGACCTATTCGGATCCCGGATACGACAACAGCATCGACTATGCCATCTCGCCGGAATTCCAGCGGCAGATCGTATCCTATCGCGGCAGCGAGACGCCCGGCACGATCGTGGTCGATACGAACGACAAGTTCCTCTACCTGGTGCAGCCCGGCGGACGGGCGATCCGCTACGGGATCGGCGTCGGACGCCCCGGCTTCGAATGGGCTGGCCGCAAGACCGTCTCGATGAAACGCGAATGGCCCGATTGGCGTCCGCCGGCGGACATGCTCAGGCGGCGTCCTGATCTGCCGCGCTACATGAAGGGCGGGATCGACAATCCGCTCGGTGCGCGGGCGCTCTATCTCGGCTCTTCGCTCTACCGCATTCACGGCACGAACGAGCCGCACACCATCGGCCAGGCCGTCTCCTCCGGCTGCATCCGCATGCTCAACGAGGACGTGGTGGATCTCTACAGCCGCGTGAAGGTCGGCACGTCCGTCATCGTGATCTAA
- a CDS encoding DUF2076 domain-containing protein → MNDQEREIIADIFRRLEQVANQPRDPEAERFIADRLRQQPYAPYAMAQAIFVQEQALARLQAENDQLRAELDHLSRQPQQGGILSGIFGGGARPPEPAYNSPPMRRASPWGSPQPMPQQPYGMPPQTQGPPQGPSQGPWGGMAQPRGGGFLQGALSTAAGVAGGMMIANALSHAFRGEENAAGGQSSLADLGNDQSGNDQGGNQDFAGITDSLYENPSQNHDDFSDFGGDSGDDGDWT, encoded by the coding sequence ATGAACGATCAGGAGCGCGAGATCATTGCCGATATCTTCCGACGGCTCGAACAGGTGGCGAATCAGCCGCGCGATCCGGAGGCGGAGCGGTTCATCGCCGACAGGCTGCGCCAGCAGCCTTATGCACCATACGCCATGGCGCAGGCGATCTTCGTGCAGGAGCAGGCTCTGGCGAGGCTCCAGGCCGAGAACGACCAGTTGCGCGCCGAGCTCGATCACCTCAGCCGGCAGCCGCAGCAGGGCGGCATTCTGTCGGGAATCTTCGGGGGCGGCGCCCGCCCGCCGGAGCCGGCCTACAACTCGCCGCCGATGCGCCGCGCCTCGCCCTGGGGCTCTCCCCAGCCGATGCCGCAGCAGCCCTACGGCATGCCGCCTCAAACGCAGGGGCCACCGCAGGGGCCCTCGCAGGGGCCTTGGGGCGGCATGGCGCAGCCGCGCGGAGGTGGATTTCTGCAGGGCGCGCTTTCCACGGCCGCGGGCGTCGCAGGCGGCATGATGATCGCCAACGCGCTGTCGCATGCCTTCCGCGGCGAGGAGAACGCGGCGGGCGGGCAATCCTCGCTCGCAGATCTCGGCAACGACCAGAGCGGCAACGATCAAGGCGGGAACCAGGATTTCGCCGGCATCACGGATTCCCTTTACGAGAATCCGTCGCAGAACCACGACGACTTCTCCGATTTCGGCGGTGATTCCGGAGACGACGGCGACTGGACCTGA
- a CDS encoding NUDIX hydrolase: protein MSGAFDPSAFCARIGALLDRHVRTFGSAAERHAVLRRQIASGDAIHSRSTFPGHVTASAFILDPAGRRVLLIHHRSLGRWLQPGGHYEAPESLEEAALREAAEETGVPELALDPWHGASGLPIDIDSHLIPAHPQKGEPEHWHHDVRYVLRAKEGGLRPDPSEVHGAEWRDVAELDGIAPEALRNMCKLGLARP, encoded by the coding sequence ATGAGCGGCGCATTCGATCCATCCGCGTTCTGCGCCCGGATCGGGGCGCTTCTCGACCGCCATGTCCGCACCTTCGGCAGCGCGGCCGAGCGGCATGCCGTGCTGCGCCGGCAGATTGCGAGCGGCGATGCCATTCACAGCCGGTCCACATTCCCCGGCCATGTCACCGCGTCGGCGTTCATCCTCGACCCGGCGGGCCGGAGGGTGCTGCTGATCCATCACCGTTCCCTGGGCCGATGGCTGCAGCCGGGCGGTCATTACGAGGCGCCCGAAAGCCTGGAGGAAGCAGCCCTGCGCGAAGCCGCCGAGGAGACCGGCGTGCCGGAGCTGGCGCTCGATCCCTGGCACGGCGCCTCGGGCCTGCCGATCGACATCGACAGCCATCTCATTCCCGCTCACCCGCAAAAGGGGGAGCCGGAGCACTGGCACCATGACGTCCGCTACGTCCTGCGGGCAAAAGAGGGCGGCCTGCGCCCCGATCCGTCCGAGGTGCATGGCGCAGAATGGCGCGACGTGGCGGAGCTGGACGGCATCGCACCCGAGGCTCTGCGGAATATGTGCAAGCTCGGCTTGGCCCGCCCCTAA
- a CDS encoding SDR family NAD(P)-dependent oxidoreductase: MAQHPAIAPNRVAVVTGAASGIGLASARRFAELGMKVCLADLPGEALERAAEEVAGIGGSSNVLAVPTDVGRREDVERLRDKAMAAFGEVVVLMNNAGTEGGGQLFGDPQRWQAILQANLWGVINGVQVFAPAMAGQDTPCAIINTGSKQGITTPPGDTAYNVSKAGVKVVTEALAHDLRNRPGCKVTAHLLIPGFVFTGLTRARGVTEKPAGAWSPEQVVDFLLPALERGDFYVLCPDNETTRAMDEVRIRWAAEDLIENRPALSRWHPDFKDAFAKAMEGQ; the protein is encoded by the coding sequence ATGGCCCAGCATCCCGCGATCGCCCCGAACCGCGTCGCCGTCGTCACCGGAGCGGCGAGCGGCATCGGCCTCGCCTCTGCCAGGCGTTTTGCCGAGCTTGGCATGAAGGTTTGCCTCGCGGACCTGCCCGGTGAGGCGCTGGAGCGCGCCGCCGAAGAGGTGGCCGGGATCGGCGGCTCTTCGAACGTGCTCGCGGTTCCGACCGATGTCGGCCGTCGTGAAGATGTGGAGAGGCTGAGGGACAAGGCGATGGCCGCCTTCGGCGAAGTCGTCGTGCTGATGAACAATGCGGGCACGGAAGGCGGCGGACAGCTCTTCGGCGACCCGCAGCGCTGGCAGGCCATCCTCCAGGCCAATCTCTGGGGCGTCATCAACGGCGTGCAGGTCTTCGCCCCCGCCATGGCCGGCCAGGACACCCCCTGCGCCATCATCAATACGGGCTCGAAACAGGGCATCACCACCCCACCCGGGGACACGGCCTACAATGTCTCCAAGGCCGGCGTGAAGGTGGTGACGGAGGCGCTGGCCCATGATCTGCGCAACCGGCCGGGTTGCAAGGTGACGGCGCATCTGCTCATTCCCGGCTTCGTCTTCACCGGTCTGACCCGGGCGAGGGGCGTCACGGAGAAGCCCGCCGGAGCCTGGAGCCCCGAGCAAGTCGTCGATTTCCTGCTTCCGGCCCTGGAGCGGGGCGATTTCTACGTGCTCTGCCCGGACAACGAGACGACCCGCGCGATGGACGAGGTGCGGATTCGCTGGGCTGCCGAGGACCTCATCGAGAACCGTCCCGCCCTGTCCCGGTGGCATCCCGATTTCAAGGACGCCTTCGCGAAGGCGATGGAAGGCCAATGA
- a CDS encoding chromosome partitioning protein ParA — protein MSSGWTSFRNRFGSRKPQDEAVDGLPAQHDVTTSAGSTAAVAPQERAEPIAVRPNGALDSVGQKNELIRVRFANMIDRLEEIRSLKEDFALLSEPVSDLIRSYPQLQSRLLETEAVLRQETDTTASLRRELHDLNTLHARAMDDLAATVSQLRKAETRTREQESHIEDLRLGVKDKEAMVVDLENQLAIETERARNITEENQALRLEAQEADQAVARAERELIEIRERNGLLDHEVKRLQKVAEEQNYRLSSLTNRYGELETQLESTRQRASELETKLMAEQVLRQRLETQLDSERSSHQTDLSALDMKIEGLTSRLAATDKILAHTRDQLRDKNEALRGVERNFKETTIEKNTLDRRLEATQQEVERQVAMVNELQRSRIELQERVEMLNKAIAAKDFQIESSDNKLASLSERIDQLTKRFEQERNTLEAANRRLTEELQNEKAERSLVQGALEIARESRIKIQKKYIALRKKTRLDSQEENAGLGDEEEVETNVRPLKSADGD, from the coding sequence ATGTCTTCGGGTTGGACGTCTTTCAGGAACCGGTTCGGCAGCAGGAAGCCGCAGGACGAAGCCGTCGATGGTCTGCCCGCCCAGCATGACGTTACGACATCGGCAGGCTCCACGGCGGCCGTTGCGCCGCAGGAGAGGGCCGAGCCGATCGCCGTCCGCCCCAATGGGGCTCTCGATTCCGTGGGGCAGAAGAACGAGCTGATCCGCGTCCGCTTCGCCAACATGATCGACCGGCTCGAGGAGATCCGCAGCCTCAAGGAGGATTTCGCGCTCCTGAGCGAGCCGGTGAGCGATCTCATCCGCAGCTATCCGCAGCTCCAGTCCCGCCTCTTGGAGACGGAGGCCGTGCTCAGGCAGGAGACCGACACCACCGCGTCGCTCCGCCGCGAACTGCACGATCTCAACACGCTCCATGCTCGCGCCATGGACGATCTCGCTGCCACGGTGTCGCAACTGCGCAAGGCCGAGACCAGAACCCGCGAGCAGGAATCCCATATCGAGGACCTGCGCCTCGGGGTGAAGGACAAGGAGGCGATGGTCGTCGATCTCGAGAACCAGCTCGCCATCGAGACCGAGCGCGCCCGCAACATCACGGAAGAGAACCAGGCCCTGCGACTGGAGGCGCAGGAGGCCGACCAGGCCGTCGCCCGCGCCGAGCGCGAGCTCATCGAGATCCGCGAGCGCAACGGCCTTCTCGATCACGAGGTGAAGCGCCTGCAGAAGGTGGCCGAAGAGCAGAACTACCGTCTTTCGAGCCTCACGAACCGCTATGGCGAGCTGGAGACCCAGCTCGAGTCCACCCGCCAGCGCGCTTCCGAGCTCGAAACCAAGCTCATGGCCGAGCAGGTGCTGCGCCAGCGCCTCGAAACCCAGCTCGATTCCGAACGCTCCTCGCATCAGACCGATCTTTCGGCGCTCGACATGAAGATCGAGGGGCTCACCTCGCGCCTTGCGGCCACGGACAAGATCCTGGCCCATACCCGCGACCAGCTGCGCGACAAGAACGAGGCGCTTCGCGGCGTCGAGCGCAATTTCAAAGAGACCACCATCGAGAAGAATACCCTCGACCGCCGCCTGGAGGCGACCCAGCAGGAGGTCGAGCGTCAGGTGGCCATGGTCAACGAGCTTCAGCGCTCGCGCATCGAGCTTCAGGAGCGCGTCGAAATGCTCAACAAGGCCATTGCCGCCAAGGACTTCCAGATCGAGAGCTCGGACAACAAGCTCGCGAGCCTCAGCGAGCGCATCGATCAGCTCACCAAGCGCTTCGAGCAGGAGCGCAACACCCTCGAGGCAGCCAACCGCCGTCTCACGGAAGAGCTGCAGAACGAAAAGGCCGAGCGGTCCCTCGTGCAGGGCGCCCTCGAAATCGCCCGCGAGAGCCGTATCAAGATCCAGAAGAAGTACATTGCGCTTCGGAAAAAAACCCGCCTCGACTCCCAGGAGGAGAATGCCGGCCTCGGCGACGAGGAAGAGGTCGAGACGAATGTCCGTCCGCTGAAATCCGCGGATGGCGATTAG
- the glcF gene encoding glycolate oxidase subunit GlcF — protein MQTNFTPEQLKDPATASSEKILRTCVHCGFCTATCPTYLLLGDELDSPRGRIYLIKDMLESGKPASAEVVKHIDRCLSCLSCMTTCPSGVHYMHLVDHARSYIEATYTRPGHDRFLRGLLARILPYPSRFRAALGAALLAKPFKGLIGALPFFGTRLRAMIELAPARVPARSPLDRPGTFKAEGERRGRVAILAGCAQPVLKPGFNQAAIRLLNRHGVDVVQPKGEGCCGALVHHMGREAQGHEFAKRNIDAWIAEMDGEGLDAIIITASGCGTTIKDYGFMFRNDPAYAEKAARVSAIAKDITEFAMSLELAEPVRETDLVVAYHSACSMQHGQSIRTEPKTLLKKAGFTVKDVPEGHICCGSAGTYNLLQPEIAGQLRARKVANIERTKPDLIATGNIGCMTQIGQGTEIPIVHTVELLDWATGGPMPETLEKAGFQNRLSRPLAVAAE, from the coding sequence ATGCAAACGAATTTCACGCCCGAGCAGCTCAAGGACCCCGCGACGGCCTCGTCGGAGAAAATTCTCCGCACCTGCGTCCATTGCGGCTTCTGCACGGCGACCTGTCCGACCTACCTGCTTCTCGGCGACGAACTCGATTCGCCGCGCGGGCGCATCTATCTCATCAAGGACATGCTGGAGAGCGGCAAGCCCGCCTCGGCGGAAGTCGTCAAGCATATCGACCGCTGCCTCTCGTGCCTGTCGTGCATGACGACCTGCCCGTCCGGGGTGCATTACATGCATCTCGTCGATCATGCGCGTTCCTATATCGAAGCCACCTATACCCGGCCCGGGCACGACCGGTTCCTGCGCGGATTGCTCGCGCGCATTCTGCCCTATCCGAGCCGTTTCCGGGCCGCCCTCGGGGCGGCGCTCCTGGCGAAGCCCTTCAAGGGGCTGATCGGCGCGTTGCCCTTCTTCGGAACTCGTCTGCGAGCGATGATCGAACTGGCTCCGGCCAGGGTGCCGGCCCGTTCCCCCCTGGATCGGCCCGGCACGTTCAAGGCCGAAGGCGAGCGGCGCGGGCGCGTCGCGATCCTCGCCGGCTGCGCCCAGCCCGTGCTCAAGCCCGGCTTCAACCAGGCCGCCATCCGGCTGCTCAACCGGCACGGCGTGGACGTGGTTCAGCCGAAGGGGGAGGGCTGCTGCGGCGCGCTCGTCCATCACATGGGGCGCGAAGCGCAGGGTCATGAATTCGCCAAGCGCAATATCGACGCCTGGATCGCCGAAATGGACGGAGAGGGGCTCGACGCCATCATCATCACGGCCTCCGGCTGCGGCACTACGATCAAGGATTACGGCTTCATGTTCCGGAACGATCCGGCCTATGCCGAAAAGGCGGCCCGGGTCTCGGCGATCGCCAAGGACATCACCGAATTCGCCATGTCGCTCGAACTCGCGGAGCCGGTGCGGGAAACCGACCTTGTCGTCGCCTATCACTCCGCCTGCTCCATGCAGCACGGCCAGTCCATCCGCACGGAGCCCAAGACTCTCCTGAAGAAGGCGGGCTTTACCGTGAAGGATGTGCCGGAAGGCCATATCTGCTGCGGCTCGGCCGGCACCTACAACCTGCTCCAGCCCGAGATCGCCGGCCAGCTCAGGGCCCGGAAGGTCGCCAATATCGAGCGCACGAAACCCGACCTGATCGCCACCGGCAATATCGGCTGCATGACCCAGATCGGCCAGGGAACCGAGATCCCGATCGTCCATACGGTCGAGCTTCTCGACTGGGCGACCGGCGGGCCTATGCCGGAAACCCTGGAAAAGGCAGGCTTTCAGAACCGTCTGTCGCGGCCCTTGGCCGTTGCGGCCGAGTGA
- a CDS encoding DUF2585 domain-containing protein has protein sequence MAVAAPKSPSRPAAVAALAVGLVAVTAAILLAMGRTPICKCGYVELWHGVVRDSGNSQHLTDWYTPSHVIHGFLFYFGTWLIGRLRGKRLPLGVAFLLALGLEAAWEIVENTNMVIDRYRATNIALDYYGDSVINSLSDISFMALGFFLARTFPVWLTVAAAVLMELFVGYWIRDNLALNIIMLIYPVEAINRWQSAI, from the coding sequence ATGGCTGTCGCCGCTCCGAAGAGTCCCTCGAGGCCCGCCGCCGTTGCCGCTCTGGCCGTCGGGCTCGTCGCGGTGACCGCCGCGATCCTCCTCGCGATGGGCCGCACGCCGATCTGCAAATGCGGATACGTGGAGCTCTGGCACGGGGTCGTGCGCGATTCCGGCAACTCTCAGCACCTCACGGATTGGTACACGCCCTCGCATGTCATCCACGGCTTCCTGTTCTATTTCGGAACGTGGCTCATCGGTCGCCTGCGCGGAAAGCGGCTGCCGCTCGGGGTGGCGTTTCTCCTCGCGCTCGGGCTGGAGGCGGCGTGGGAGATCGTCGAGAACACCAACATGGTGATCGACCGCTACCGTGCGACGAATATCGCTCTCGACTATTACGGCGACAGCGTCATCAATTCGCTGTCGGACATATCCTTCATGGCCCTCGGATTCTTCCTGGCCCGAACCTTTCCGGTCTGGCTGACGGTCGCCGCAGCCGTCCTGATGGAGCTGTTCGTCGGATACTGGATCCGGGACAATCTCGCCCTGAATATCATCATGCTGATCTACCCGGTCGAGGCCATCAACCGGTGGCAATCGGCGATTTGA
- a CDS encoding FAD-binding protein — translation MTTHLPRDEQDASAIIRGASEKGILLSLSGQSTKAEMGRPNQTDSSISSGAMTGITLYEPAEMVISAKSGTPVSEVTRMLAEKGQELPFEPMDYRPLLGTKAEPTIGAVAAMNISGPRRIMAGAARDSLIGVRFVNGRGEVVKSGGRVMKNVTGLDLVKLMAGSWGTLGFLTEVTFKVLPKQERMATLVLRGLKDAQAVEALSAALGSPFDVTGAAHIPARDRQGAGTLIRLEGFSVSVDYRLGELRRLLKRFGGSTDILEGRGAEAVWQSLRDATVLTDGADRAIWRVSTAPAKGPEFTKRIAQSMDAQWFYDWGGGLIWISTPVNDDAGAFVLREATRALGGHATLVRAPAETRSAVDVFEPQNETVMTLTKGIKASFDPAGILNPGRMYAGV, via the coding sequence GTGACCACCCATCTCCCCCGTGACGAGCAGGACGCCTCCGCGATCATCCGAGGCGCTTCCGAAAAGGGCATTCTGCTCAGCCTCTCCGGCCAGAGCACGAAAGCCGAGATGGGCCGTCCCAATCAGACGGATTCTTCGATCTCGTCGGGTGCGATGACCGGCATCACGCTCTATGAGCCCGCCGAAATGGTCATCTCCGCGAAGAGCGGCACGCCCGTCTCCGAGGTGACGCGAATGCTGGCCGAAAAGGGACAGGAGCTGCCCTTCGAGCCGATGGATTACCGTCCTCTGCTCGGCACGAAGGCGGAGCCCACCATCGGCGCGGTCGCAGCCATGAACATCTCGGGCCCGCGCCGCATCATGGCGGGAGCGGCCCGCGACAGCCTCATCGGCGTGCGCTTCGTCAACGGGCGCGGCGAGGTGGTGAAATCGGGCGGCCGCGTGATGAAGAACGTCACCGGCCTCGATCTCGTCAAGCTCATGGCCGGCTCCTGGGGCACGCTGGGCTTTCTCACGGAGGTGACCTTCAAGGTGCTCCCCAAACAGGAGCGCATGGCGACGCTGGTGCTGCGCGGCCTCAAGGACGCGCAGGCCGTGGAGGCGCTCTCGGCGGCGCTCGGATCGCCCTTCGACGTGACGGGCGCGGCGCATATCCCGGCCCGCGACAGGCAGGGGGCGGGCACGCTGATCCGGCTCGAGGGCTTTTCCGTCTCGGTCGATTACCGCCTCGGCGAGCTGCGCCGTCTGCTCAAGCGCTTCGGCGGCTCCACGGACATCCTGGAGGGCCGGGGGGCCGAGGCCGTCTGGCAGTCCCTGCGCGACGCCACCGTGCTGACCGATGGCGCGGACCGCGCGATCTGGCGTGTCTCGACGGCGCCCGCGAAGGGGCCTGAATTCACGAAGCGCATCGCGCAGTCGATGGATGCGCAATGGTTCTACGATTGGGGCGGCGGCCTCATCTGGATCTCGACGCCCGTCAACGACGATGCGGGCGCTTTTGTCCTGCGGGAGGCGACGCGCGCTCTCGGCGGCCATGCGACTCTCGTGCGCGCCCCGGCCGAGACGCGCTCGGCCGTCGATGTGTTCGAGCCGCAGAACGAGACTGTGATGACGCTCACGAAAGGCATCAAGGCCTCCTTCGATCCGGCGGGGATTCTCAATCCGGGGCGGATGTATGCAGGCGTCTGA
- a CDS encoding FAD-linked oxidase C-terminal domain-containing protein gives MTIAFPKPDEAILARRKEIIEGLGRLVASEALIVSEDERRAFETDGLTAYRQMPLAVVLPSSTEEVSAVMRFCHEHGVKVVPRGAGTSLCGGAIPQPDAIVLGVAKMNRVIDVDFEGRTARVQSGITNLGISQAVAYEGFFYAPDPSSQLACTIAGNIAMNSGGAHCLKYGVTTNNLLGVTMVMLDGTVVEIGGEHLDSPGYDLLGLICGSEGQLGVVTEAVVRILRAAEGARPALFGFGSVEDAGACVAAIIGAGIIPVALEYMDKPAIQICEAFAHAGYPLDVEAMLIVEVEGSDQEIDDMLRRIVAIAEPFRPKTIKVSQSEAESAAIWKGRKSAFGATGRVADYICMDGTIPTGQLPYVLRRIDEIAKSYGLGVANVFHAGDGNLHPLVMFNTNVPGEMEKAEKAGEDILRLCVEVGGCLTGEHGVGIEKRDLMTCQFNEIDLAQQMRVRGVFDPRWLLNPAKVFPLEGRLAA, from the coding sequence ATGACCATCGCATTTCCCAAGCCGGACGAAGCGATTCTGGCTCGTCGCAAGGAGATCATCGAGGGATTGGGGCGCCTTGTCGCGTCGGAGGCCCTCATCGTGTCGGAGGACGAGCGCCGGGCCTTCGAGACCGACGGCCTGACCGCCTATCGCCAGATGCCGCTCGCCGTGGTGCTGCCGTCCTCGACGGAGGAGGTGTCCGCCGTCATGCGCTTCTGCCACGAGCATGGCGTGAAGGTGGTGCCGCGCGGGGCGGGAACCTCGCTGTGCGGCGGCGCGATCCCTCAACCTGACGCCATCGTGCTCGGTGTCGCCAAGATGAACCGCGTGATCGACGTCGATTTCGAGGGCCGGACGGCAAGGGTGCAATCCGGCATCACCAATCTCGGCATCAGCCAGGCCGTCGCCTACGAGGGATTCTTCTACGCTCCCGACCCGTCGAGTCAGCTGGCCTGCACGATTGCCGGCAACATCGCCATGAATTCCGGCGGGGCGCATTGCCTCAAATACGGTGTGACCACCAACAACCTGCTCGGCGTCACCATGGTGATGCTCGATGGCACGGTGGTGGAGATCGGCGGCGAGCATCTCGACAGCCCCGGCTACGATCTGCTCGGCCTGATCTGCGGCTCGGAGGGGCAGCTCGGCGTCGTCACCGAGGCCGTCGTGCGCATCCTTCGCGCCGCGGAGGGCGCGCGTCCTGCGCTGTTCGGCTTCGGGTCGGTGGAGGATGCTGGCGCCTGCGTGGCCGCGATCATCGGCGCCGGCATCATTCCGGTGGCGCTGGAATACATGGACAAACCCGCCATCCAGATCTGCGAGGCCTTCGCTCACGCGGGCTATCCGCTCGACGTGGAGGCCATGCTCATCGTGGAGGTCGAGGGCTCCGATCAGGAGATCGACGACATGCTCCGGCGCATCGTCGCGATCGCGGAACCCTTCAGGCCGAAGACCATCAAGGTCTCGCAATCGGAGGCCGAAAGCGCCGCGATCTGGAAGGGCCGCAAGTCGGCCTTCGGGGCGACGGGCCGCGTGGCCGATTACATCTGCATGGACGGCACGATCCCCACGGGCCAGCTGCCCTATGTGCTCCGGCGCATCGACGAAATCGCCAAATCCTACGGCCTCGGCGTCGCCAACGTGTTCCACGCGGGCGACGGCAATCTGCATCCGCTCGTCATGTTCAACACGAATGTGCCGGGCGAGATGGAAAAGGCCGAGAAGGCGGGCGAGGACATTCTCAGGCTCTGCGTCGAAGTCGGCGGCTGCCTCACCGGCGAGCACGGCGTCGGCATCGAGAAGCGCGACCTCATGACCTGCCAGTTCAACGAGATCGATCTCGCCCAGCAGATGCGCGTGCGCGGCGTGTTCGATCCGCGCTGGCTGCTCAATCCCGCCAAAGTGTTTCCTCTGGAAGGAAGGCTCGCTGCGTGA